The following proteins are encoded in a genomic region of Lactiplantibacillus plantarum:
- the serS gene encoding serine--tRNA ligase: protein MLNPKFVRNNPELVKTKLQTRKVDPAEVDEYLQLDQQNRDAITKVEGLKKQKNQLTEQIGQSDPQSEAGQALIQQVKQLNGDIKSTEAAQTEVNDRLHYLAIRFPNLPADDVPVGPDEDSNVEMRKHGDIPTFDFKPKAHWELGESLGILDFDRAAKVAGARFVYYKDAGALLERAVYSFMLDLHTQKQGYHEIIPPYLVNAQTMYGTGQFPKFKEDVYTVESSGMTLIPTAEVPLTNYYANEILSEDQLPTYFTAMTPCYRSEAGSAGRDTRGLIRMHQFHKVEMVKYCKPENSYDELEKLTDNAEEVLRELGLAYHVIKLSTGDTGFSSAKTYDVEVWMPEQGVYREISSCSNCLDFQARRAMIRYRKADGTVDYVHTLNGSGLAVGRTVAAILENYQQADGTVKIPKVLQPYMHGMTEIK, encoded by the coding sequence ATGTTAAATCCAAAGTTTGTTCGTAATAACCCAGAACTTGTTAAGACTAAGCTCCAGACTCGGAAGGTTGATCCGGCTGAGGTTGATGAATACTTACAGTTAGACCAACAAAACCGGGATGCAATTACCAAGGTTGAAGGATTGAAGAAACAGAAAAACCAGTTGACGGAACAAATTGGGCAAAGTGATCCGCAATCGGAAGCGGGCCAAGCCCTCATTCAACAAGTCAAACAGCTGAATGGTGATATTAAGAGTACGGAAGCGGCCCAAACGGAAGTAAACGATCGGCTTCATTACTTAGCGATTCGCTTCCCGAATTTACCTGCCGATGATGTACCAGTCGGTCCTGACGAAGATAGCAATGTTGAGATGCGTAAGCACGGCGATATTCCAACGTTTGATTTTAAACCTAAGGCGCACTGGGAATTGGGCGAAAGCTTAGGAATCTTGGATTTTGACCGGGCAGCAAAAGTCGCGGGCGCGCGCTTTGTTTATTATAAGGATGCGGGTGCACTCTTAGAACGGGCGGTTTACAGCTTTATGCTAGATCTGCACACACAAAAGCAAGGGTACCATGAAATTATTCCGCCATACTTGGTGAACGCTCAGACAATGTATGGAACTGGGCAATTTCCGAAGTTCAAAGAAGACGTCTACACGGTTGAATCTTCAGGAATGACGTTGATCCCGACGGCTGAAGTACCGCTGACCAATTACTATGCGAATGAAATCTTATCTGAAGATCAATTGCCAACGTACTTCACGGCGATGACGCCTTGTTATCGCTCCGAAGCTGGGAGTGCGGGGCGTGATACCCGGGGCTTGATTCGTATGCACCAATTTCACAAAGTCGAGATGGTCAAGTACTGTAAACCTGAGAATTCATACGATGAGCTCGAAAAATTAACGGATAATGCCGAAGAAGTGTTGCGCGAATTAGGGCTTGCATACCATGTTATTAAGCTTTCAACGGGGGATACTGGTTTCTCATCAGCCAAGACCTATGATGTGGAAGTATGGATGCCAGAACAAGGCGTTTATCGGGAAATCAGTTCATGCTCTAACTGCTTGGACTTCCAAGCACGGCGGGCGATGATTCGTTACCGGAAAGCTGATGGGACGGTCGATTACGTCCACACGTTGAATGGTTCTGGACTTGCTGTTGGCCGGACGGTAGCTGCGATTTTGGAAAATTATCAACAAGCCGATGGCACGGTTAAGATTCCTAAGGTGCTCCAACCTTACATGCATGGTATGACAGAGATAAAATAA
- a CDS encoding CTP synthase, with translation MTKYIFVTGGVVSSIGKGIVAASLGRLLKNRGLKVTIQKFDPYINVDPGTMSPYQHGEVFVTDDGTETDLDLGHYERFIDINLNKYSNVTTGKIYSEVLQKERRGDYLGATVQVIPHITNAIKEKIMRAGTTTDSDIVITEIGGTVGDIESLPFIEALRQMKSDLGSDNVFYIHTTLIPYLRAAGEMKTKPTQHSVKELRSYGIQPNMLVVRTEQPITREMRNKIASFCDVEPEAVIESLDVKTIYSIPLNVQKQNMDQIVLDHFDVQAPKADMSEWIDLEHHVQNLSRTIKIALVGKYVALQDAYISVTEALKHAGYTDDADIDLKKISAEDVTPENVEELLGDADGILVPGGFGDRGIEGKITAIKYARENDVPFLGICLGMQMASVEFARNVLGLKDANSAEIDPKTPDNIIDLMADQEDVEDMGGTQRLGAYPCKLKPGTVAAKAYHNEEVVMERHRHRYEFNNKYREAMAAKGMVFSGTSPDNRLVEVIELPKKRFFVASQYHPEFLSRPNRPEGLFKAFIDAANQTGKVKA, from the coding sequence ATGACCAAATATATTTTTGTAACTGGTGGCGTTGTGTCATCCATTGGTAAAGGTATCGTCGCTGCTTCGCTAGGGCGTTTATTGAAGAACCGGGGCTTAAAGGTCACGATTCAAAAGTTTGATCCCTATATCAACGTTGATCCTGGTACGATGAGTCCTTATCAACACGGTGAAGTCTTCGTGACCGATGATGGGACCGAAACTGACTTAGACCTTGGACATTATGAACGGTTTATCGACATTAACCTTAATAAATATTCAAATGTTACCACCGGTAAGATTTATTCAGAAGTTCTGCAAAAGGAACGGCGGGGCGATTATTTAGGCGCCACGGTGCAAGTGATTCCGCATATCACGAACGCTATCAAGGAAAAAATCATGCGTGCGGGTACGACGACGGATTCCGATATCGTGATTACTGAAATCGGTGGAACGGTCGGTGATATCGAATCCTTGCCATTTATTGAAGCGCTACGGCAAATGAAGAGCGATTTAGGTTCCGACAATGTCTTCTACATCCATACCACGTTGATCCCATATTTACGGGCAGCTGGTGAAATGAAGACGAAGCCAACGCAACATTCTGTTAAGGAATTGCGGAGTTATGGGATTCAGCCGAACATGTTAGTTGTCCGGACTGAACAACCAATTACGCGGGAAATGCGGAATAAGATTGCGTCCTTCTGTGACGTGGAACCAGAAGCAGTCATTGAATCCTTAGACGTTAAGACGATTTATTCAATTCCGTTGAATGTTCAGAAACAAAACATGGACCAAATCGTCCTTGACCATTTTGATGTACAGGCACCTAAGGCCGACATGAGTGAATGGATTGACTTAGAACATCATGTCCAGAACTTATCACGGACCATCAAGATTGCGCTAGTCGGGAAATACGTCGCTTTACAGGATGCTTATATCTCAGTGACGGAAGCATTGAAGCATGCTGGCTATACGGATGATGCCGACATTGATTTGAAGAAGATTTCTGCTGAAGATGTTACGCCAGAAAATGTCGAAGAACTACTCGGCGATGCTGACGGAATCTTAGTTCCTGGTGGCTTTGGTGATCGGGGAATTGAAGGTAAGATTACGGCTATCAAGTATGCCCGTGAAAACGACGTGCCATTCTTAGGCATCTGCTTGGGAATGCAAATGGCCAGTGTCGAATTTGCACGTAACGTACTTGGATTGAAGGATGCTAACTCTGCTGAAATCGATCCGAAGACGCCGGACAATATTATTGATTTGATGGCCGACCAAGAAGACGTTGAAGACATGGGTGGAACGCAACGTTTAGGCGCTTACCCTTGCAAGCTGAAGCCGGGAACTGTGGCGGCTAAAGCCTACCACAATGAAGAAGTTGTGATGGAACGTCATCGCCACCGTTATGAATTCAATAATAAGTATCGTGAAGCAATGGCTGCTAAGGGCATGGTCTTCTCCGGAACTTCGCCTGACAACCGGCTCGTCGAAGTGATTGAATTACCAAAGAAGCGCTTCTTCGTGGCCTCACAATATCATCCAGAATTCTTATCACGGCCTAACCGTCCAGAAGGGTTATTCAAGGCATTCATCGATGCCGCTAACCAGACTGGTAAAGTGAAGGCATAA
- the rpoE gene encoding DNA-directed RNA polymerase subunit delta, whose protein sequence is MELKQFDGQKKSELSLIEVAHAILSQHGDVMAFADLTNAVQSYLGKSDEEIRERLSQFYTDLNIDGSFISLGDNMWGLRAWYPFESIDEAVIHTDDDEDEDRPKRKKRKKVNAFLADAGDDDDVIDYDDDDPEDDDNYDDDDDQDDDTDDSASSKYDELAGVDDTDDDVADETLPDGIEGQLSELNDDDDDDDYDDEDDESK, encoded by the coding sequence TTGGAACTAAAACAATTTGATGGACAAAAAAAGTCCGAATTATCTTTAATCGAGGTTGCTCACGCGATCTTATCACAACATGGTGATGTGATGGCTTTTGCCGACTTGACCAACGCTGTGCAATCATATTTAGGTAAAAGCGACGAAGAAATTCGGGAGCGTTTATCACAATTTTATACCGATCTTAATATCGATGGTAGTTTCATTTCGCTCGGTGACAATATGTGGGGCCTGCGTGCATGGTACCCATTTGAATCCATTGACGAAGCCGTTATTCATACGGACGATGACGAAGATGAGGATCGGCCAAAGCGCAAGAAGCGTAAGAAGGTTAACGCCTTCTTGGCCGATGCCGGGGATGATGACGACGTGATCGATTACGATGACGATGATCCCGAAGATGACGATAACTACGATGACGATGATGATCAGGACGACGATACTGATGATTCAGCAAGCAGCAAGTACGATGAACTTGCGGGTGTTGATGACACAGACGACGATGTTGCTGATGAAACGTTGCCAGACGGTATCGAGGGTCAGTTATCAGAGTTAAATGATGACGATGATGATGACGACTACGATGACGAAGACGACGAATCGAAATAA
- a CDS encoding YwiB family protein, which translates to MDDLTTGVPVAIHLETQARQDDDTANYALDVDGQLVQMGDAFYLRYKEVNDDAPEPIPVTIKLAANGDVVLTRSAENRLRLHFSNGKRVRAHYQTPMGMLPVETVTPMLRVRLRERPFSGEVNVDYDLYAGEQLLGNYKLRLQFTA; encoded by the coding sequence ATGGATGATTTAACAACTGGTGTGCCAGTGGCGATTCATTTAGAGACGCAGGCACGGCAAGATGACGATACGGCGAACTATGCACTGGATGTCGATGGTCAATTGGTTCAGATGGGTGACGCGTTTTATTTACGGTATAAGGAAGTTAACGATGATGCGCCAGAACCGATTCCAGTGACGATTAAGCTGGCAGCTAATGGGGACGTCGTGTTGACGCGGAGTGCGGAGAACCGACTTCGGTTGCACTTTTCCAATGGTAAACGGGTGCGTGCTCATTATCAAACGCCTATGGGGATGCTACCTGTTGAAACGGTGACGCCGATGTTACGAGTACGGCTACGTGAACGGCCATTTTCAGGTGAGGTGAACGTTGATTACGATTTATACGCGGGTGAGCAGCTACTTGGTAACTACAAGTTGCGATTGCAATTCACGGCCTAA